A DNA window from Macadamia integrifolia cultivar HAES 741 chromosome 4, SCU_Mint_v3, whole genome shotgun sequence contains the following coding sequences:
- the LOC122075594 gene encoding probable leucine-rich repeat receptor-like protein kinase At2g33170 isoform X1 gives MLRVYELERVLVLVFTGFVLLLALFLPSGSEGLNTEGQLLLSLKSSLHDDLSHLGSWNSGDQTPCGWRGVNCTLDYDPVVWSLDLTSMNLSGTLSPSIGGLFHLMHLDLSFNKFSGSIPKEIGNCSVLEVLNLNNNQFEGPIPGELGSVSSLIILNICNNKLSGPFPETIGNLSSLEEIVAFTNNLTGPLPRSLGNLRRLRKFRAGQNKISGSLPAEISGCESLEVLGLAQNSLGGEIPKEIGMLGNLTDMILWENQLSGVIPKELGNCTNLITLALYENGLIGGIPIEIGNLKFLDKLYIYRNGLNGTIPKELGNLSLVTEIDFSENYLTGEIPVELSKIKGLRLLYLFQNQLTGVIPDELSSLVNLTALDLSINYLKGPIPVRFQYLRELITLQLFNNSLSGSIPQGLGVYSRLWVVDFSENQLTGRIPHHLCRQSNLIILNLGSNMLNGNIPTGVTKCKSLVQLRLSGNLLTGGLPFDLCKLVNLSAVDLDSNRFSGPIPPEIGNCKTLQRLHLSANYFMSGLPREIGNLSQLVIFNISSNMLTGQIPREIVNCKMLQRLDLSQNNFVDALPYELGTLSQLELLKLSDNKFSGNIPTALGNLSHLTELQMGGNTFSGDIPPELGALSSLQIAMNLSYNNLSGKIPPQLGNLILLELLLLNNNQLTGEIPDTFENLSSLLGCNVSYNDLTGYLPSIPLFKNMDVSNFIGNKGLCGGPLGDCSVSPTSSSFPPTSKGVAAPVAKIIAIIAAVVGGISLFLIVFVVYLMRRPVEIIAPSQDRQSASPVSDIYFSPKEGFTFQDLVEATNSFDDSFVIGRGACGTVYRAVMESGQIIAVKKLASNREGNNVDNSFRAEILTLGKVRHRNIVKLYGFCYHHGSNLLLYEYMAKGSLGELLHGESCGLDWQTRFMIALGAAQGLAYLHHDCKPKIIHRDIKSNNILLDDFFQAHVGDFGLAKVIDMPQSKSMSAVAGSYGYIAPEYAFTMKVTEKCDIYSYGVVLLELLTGRAPVQPLDQGGDLVTWVRNYIQNHSLNSGILDARLNLEDKGTIDHMITVLKIALLCTNMSPFDRPTMREVVSMLIESSELKGNFISSPINDSLPLKGDLS, from the exons ATGCTGAGGGTGTATGAATTAGAGAGAGTTTTGGTTCTGGTGTTTACTGGATTTGTTTTGCTCTTAGCTCTTTTCCTGCCTTCTGGTTCCGAAGGATTAAACACAGAGGGACAACTCCTCCTGTCACTAAAGAGTAGCCTTCATGATGACCTCAGTCATCTGGGTAGTTGGAATTCTGGTGACCAGACGCCATGTGGATGGAGGGGTGTGAATTGCACACTTGATTATGATCCAGTTGTATGGTCCCTTGATCTAACTTCCATGAATCTCTCAGGTACCCTATCGCCGAGTATTGGTGGTTTGTTCCACTTGATGCACCTTGATTTGTCGTTCAATAAGTTCTCTGGAAGTATACCCAAGGAGATTGGAAACTGTTCGGTTTTGGAGGTTCTTAATCTGAACAACAATCAGTTTGAAGGTCCTATTCCTGGTGAATTGGGTAGTGTATCTAGTTTAATAATTTTGAATATATGCAATAATAAACTCTCTGGACCTTTTCCAGAGACTATTGGGAACCTTTCTTCCTTGGAAGAAATTGTAGCATTCACTAACAATCTCACGGGGCCACTGCCTCGTTCACTTGGGAATCTCAGGAGATTGAGAAAGTTTCGAGCAGGTCAGAATAAAATTTCTGGAAGCTTACCAGCAGAAATTAGTGGATGTGAGAGCTTGGAAGTACTGGGTCTTGCACAAAACTCTTTAGGAGGTGAAATACCTAAAGAGATTGGAATGCTTGGGAACTTGACTGATATGATCCTTTGGGAGAATCAGCTATCTGGGGTTATTCCAAAGGAGCTTGGGAATTGTACAAACCTCATAACTCTTGCTCTGTATGAGAATGGGCTTATCGGTGGAATTCCCATTGAGATTGGAAACCTGAAATTTCTGGATAAATTATACATCTACAGGAATGGGTTGAATGGGACGATTCCAAAAGAACTTGGCAATCTTTCTTTGGTAACAGAAATTGACTTCTCTGAGAACTATTTGACAGGGGAGATACCAGTGGAGCTCAGCAAGATAAAGGGTTTACGTTTACTCTACCTTTTCCAGAACCAGCTTACGGGTGTTATCCCTGATGAGCTTAGCAGCTTGGTGAATTTGACTGCGCTTGATCTCTCAATTAATTACCTCAAAGGTCCTATTCCTGTTAGATTTCAATATTTGAGAGAACTAATCACGTTGCAGCTCTTTAACAACTCGCTAAGTGGTAGCATTCCTCAAGGCCTTGGGGTTTATAGCCGACTTTGGGTGGTTGATTTTTCAGAGAACCAGCTAACTGGACGAATACCTCATCATTTGTGTAGACAGTCtaatttgattatattgaaTCTAGGTTCAAATATGCTGAATGGAAACATCCCTACCGGAGTTACAAAATGCAAATCATTGGTGCAACTTCGTCTCAGTGGAAACTTGCTTACAGGGGGTCTTCCTTTTGATCTATGCAAATTGGTCAATCTCTCTGCTGTTGATTTGGACTCAAATAGGTTCAGTGGGCCTATTCCTCCTGAAATTGGGAACTGCAAAACATTGCAAAGACTTCACCTATCAGCTAATTACTTCATGTCTGGGTTGCCGAGAGAGATAGGCAATCTTTCCCAGTTGGTTATCTTTAACATCTCATCAAATATGCTCACTGGACAAATACCACGGGAAATCGTCAATTGTAAGATGCTTCAACGACTTGATCTAAGCCAGAACAACTTTGTCGATGCTCTACCATATGAACTTGGAACCCTTTCACAGTTGGAGCTTCTCAAGCTTTCAGACAATAAATTTTCAGGGAATATTCCCACAGCATTAGGGAATCTCTCACACCTGACTGAGTTGCAAATGGGTGGTAACACGTTTTCTGGTGACATACCGCCAGAACTGGGTGCACTTTCAAGCTTGCAGATTGCTATGAATCTTAGTTACAATAATCTTTCTGGGAAAATACCGCCACAGCTTGGGAATCTCATTCTACTGGAACTCCTCCTGCTGAACAACAATCAGTTGACTGGTGAAATTCCTGACACGTTTGAAAATCTGTCAAGCTTACTGGGGTGCAATGTTTCGTACAATGACCTAACTGGATATTTACCTTCCATTCCATTGTTCAAGAACATGGATGTCAGCAACTTCATTGGAAACAAAGGGCTATGTGGTGGGCCTCTTGGTGACTGCAGTGTATCTCCGACTTCATCCTCATTCCCACCAACATCAAAAGGGGTAGCTGCTCCTGTGGCTAAAATCATTGCAATAATTGCAGCGGTTGTTGGTgggatttctctctttctaattGTATTTGTTGTATACCTCATGAGGCGTCCAGTGGAGATCATTGCTCCTTCTCAAGATAGACAATCAGCTTCTCCTGTCTCAGACATATACTTTTCCCCGAAGGAAGGGTTCACTTTCCAAGATCTGGTCGAAGCCACAAATAGCTTTGATGACAGTTTTGTTATTGGAAGGGGGGCTTGTGGAACAGTGTATAGGGCTGTTATGGAATCCGGACAGATAATTGCTGTGAAGAAGCTTGCATCTAATAGAGAGGGAAACAATGTTGACAACAGTTTCCGTGCTGAGATTTTAACATTGGGAAAGGTGAGGCATCGGAATATTGTCAAGCTGTATGGCTTCTGCTATCACCATGGTTCCAATCTTCTTCTCTATGAGTACATGGCAAAGGGCAGCCTCGGTGAATTGCTTCATGGGGAATCTTGTGGCCTTGACTGGCAGACACGGTTCATGATTGCTCTAGGGGCTGCTCAGGGGCTGGCTTACTTACATCATGACTGTAAGCCTAAGATCATTCACAGAGACATAAAGTCGAACAACATTCTTCTTGATGATTTCTTTCAAGCTCATGTTGGGGATTTTGGATTGGCTAAGGTGATAGACATGCCACAATCCAAATCCATGTCTGCAGTTGCAGGATCATATGGTTATATTGCCCCTG AATATGCATTCACCATGAAAGTTACCGAAAAATGTGACATCTATAGCTATGGGGTTGTTCTATTGGAGTTGCTGACTGGCAGAGCACCAGTACAACCACTAGACCAAGGAGGTGACCTTGTTAcgtgggtgagaaattatattCAGAACCATTCTTTGAATTCCGGGATTCTTGATGCTCGATTAAATTTAGAAGACAAGGGTACTATTGATCACATGATTACTGTCTTAAAAATTGCTTTACTCTGCACCAATATGTCACCTTTTGACCGCCCGACCATGCGAGAAGTTGTGTCAATGCTAATTGAGTCTAGTGAGCTGAAAGGGAACTTTATttcttctccaattaatgatagCCTCCCTTTGAAGGGTGACCTCTCATGA
- the LOC122075594 gene encoding probable leucine-rich repeat receptor-like protein kinase At2g33170 isoform X2, with the protein MLRVYELERVLVLVFTGFVLLLALFLPSGSEGLNTEGQLLLSLKSSLHDDLSHLGSWNSGDQTPCGWRGVNCTLDYDPVVWSLDLTSMNLSGTLSPSIGGLFHLMHLDLSFNKFSGSIPKEIGNCSVLEVLNLNNNQFEGPIPGELGSVSSLIILNICNNKLSGPFPETIGNLSSLEEIVAFTNNLTGPLPRSLGNLRRLRKFRAGQNKISGSLPAEISGCESLEVLGLAQNSLGGEIPKEIGMLGNLTDMILWENQLSGVIPKELGNCTNLITLALYENGLIGGIPIEIGNLKFLDKLYIYRNGLNGTIPKELGNLSLVTEIDFSENYLTGEIPVELSKIKGLRLLYLFQNQLTGVIPDELSSLVNLTALDLSINYLKGPIPVRFQYLRELITLQLFNNSLSGSIPQGLGVYSRLWVVDFSENQLTGRIPHHLCRQSNLIILNLGSNMLNGNIPTGVTKCKSLVQLRLSGNLLTGGLPFDLCKLVNLSAVDLDSNRFSGPIPPEIGNCKTLQRLHLSANYFMSGLPREIGNLSQLVIFNISSNMLTGQIPREIVNCKMLQRLDLSQNNFVDALPYELGTLSQLELLKLSDNKFSGNIPTALGNLSHLTELQMGGNTFSGDIPPELGALSSLQIAMNLSYNNLSGKIPPQLGNLILLELLLLNNNQLTGEIPDTFENLSSLLGCNVSYNDLTGYLPSIPLFKNMDVSNFIGNKGLCGGPLGDCSVSPTSSSFPPTSKGVAAPVAKIIAIIAAVVGGISLFLIVFVVYLMRRPVEIIAPSQDRQSASPVSDIYFSPKEGFTFQDLVEATNSFDDSFVIGRGACGTVYRAVMESGQIIAVKKLASNREGNNVDNSFRAEILTLGKVRHRNIVKLYGFCYHHGSNLLLYEYMAKGSLGELLHGESCGLDWQTRFMIALGAAQGLAYLHHDCKPKIIHRDIKSNNILLDDFFQAHVGDFGLAKVIDMPQSKSMSAVAGSYGYIAPEYAFTMKVTEKCDIYSYGVVLLELLTGRAPVQPLDQGGDLVTWGHS; encoded by the exons ATGCTGAGGGTGTATGAATTAGAGAGAGTTTTGGTTCTGGTGTTTACTGGATTTGTTTTGCTCTTAGCTCTTTTCCTGCCTTCTGGTTCCGAAGGATTAAACACAGAGGGACAACTCCTCCTGTCACTAAAGAGTAGCCTTCATGATGACCTCAGTCATCTGGGTAGTTGGAATTCTGGTGACCAGACGCCATGTGGATGGAGGGGTGTGAATTGCACACTTGATTATGATCCAGTTGTATGGTCCCTTGATCTAACTTCCATGAATCTCTCAGGTACCCTATCGCCGAGTATTGGTGGTTTGTTCCACTTGATGCACCTTGATTTGTCGTTCAATAAGTTCTCTGGAAGTATACCCAAGGAGATTGGAAACTGTTCGGTTTTGGAGGTTCTTAATCTGAACAACAATCAGTTTGAAGGTCCTATTCCTGGTGAATTGGGTAGTGTATCTAGTTTAATAATTTTGAATATATGCAATAATAAACTCTCTGGACCTTTTCCAGAGACTATTGGGAACCTTTCTTCCTTGGAAGAAATTGTAGCATTCACTAACAATCTCACGGGGCCACTGCCTCGTTCACTTGGGAATCTCAGGAGATTGAGAAAGTTTCGAGCAGGTCAGAATAAAATTTCTGGAAGCTTACCAGCAGAAATTAGTGGATGTGAGAGCTTGGAAGTACTGGGTCTTGCACAAAACTCTTTAGGAGGTGAAATACCTAAAGAGATTGGAATGCTTGGGAACTTGACTGATATGATCCTTTGGGAGAATCAGCTATCTGGGGTTATTCCAAAGGAGCTTGGGAATTGTACAAACCTCATAACTCTTGCTCTGTATGAGAATGGGCTTATCGGTGGAATTCCCATTGAGATTGGAAACCTGAAATTTCTGGATAAATTATACATCTACAGGAATGGGTTGAATGGGACGATTCCAAAAGAACTTGGCAATCTTTCTTTGGTAACAGAAATTGACTTCTCTGAGAACTATTTGACAGGGGAGATACCAGTGGAGCTCAGCAAGATAAAGGGTTTACGTTTACTCTACCTTTTCCAGAACCAGCTTACGGGTGTTATCCCTGATGAGCTTAGCAGCTTGGTGAATTTGACTGCGCTTGATCTCTCAATTAATTACCTCAAAGGTCCTATTCCTGTTAGATTTCAATATTTGAGAGAACTAATCACGTTGCAGCTCTTTAACAACTCGCTAAGTGGTAGCATTCCTCAAGGCCTTGGGGTTTATAGCCGACTTTGGGTGGTTGATTTTTCAGAGAACCAGCTAACTGGACGAATACCTCATCATTTGTGTAGACAGTCtaatttgattatattgaaTCTAGGTTCAAATATGCTGAATGGAAACATCCCTACCGGAGTTACAAAATGCAAATCATTGGTGCAACTTCGTCTCAGTGGAAACTTGCTTACAGGGGGTCTTCCTTTTGATCTATGCAAATTGGTCAATCTCTCTGCTGTTGATTTGGACTCAAATAGGTTCAGTGGGCCTATTCCTCCTGAAATTGGGAACTGCAAAACATTGCAAAGACTTCACCTATCAGCTAATTACTTCATGTCTGGGTTGCCGAGAGAGATAGGCAATCTTTCCCAGTTGGTTATCTTTAACATCTCATCAAATATGCTCACTGGACAAATACCACGGGAAATCGTCAATTGTAAGATGCTTCAACGACTTGATCTAAGCCAGAACAACTTTGTCGATGCTCTACCATATGAACTTGGAACCCTTTCACAGTTGGAGCTTCTCAAGCTTTCAGACAATAAATTTTCAGGGAATATTCCCACAGCATTAGGGAATCTCTCACACCTGACTGAGTTGCAAATGGGTGGTAACACGTTTTCTGGTGACATACCGCCAGAACTGGGTGCACTTTCAAGCTTGCAGATTGCTATGAATCTTAGTTACAATAATCTTTCTGGGAAAATACCGCCACAGCTTGGGAATCTCATTCTACTGGAACTCCTCCTGCTGAACAACAATCAGTTGACTGGTGAAATTCCTGACACGTTTGAAAATCTGTCAAGCTTACTGGGGTGCAATGTTTCGTACAATGACCTAACTGGATATTTACCTTCCATTCCATTGTTCAAGAACATGGATGTCAGCAACTTCATTGGAAACAAAGGGCTATGTGGTGGGCCTCTTGGTGACTGCAGTGTATCTCCGACTTCATCCTCATTCCCACCAACATCAAAAGGGGTAGCTGCTCCTGTGGCTAAAATCATTGCAATAATTGCAGCGGTTGTTGGTgggatttctctctttctaattGTATTTGTTGTATACCTCATGAGGCGTCCAGTGGAGATCATTGCTCCTTCTCAAGATAGACAATCAGCTTCTCCTGTCTCAGACATATACTTTTCCCCGAAGGAAGGGTTCACTTTCCAAGATCTGGTCGAAGCCACAAATAGCTTTGATGACAGTTTTGTTATTGGAAGGGGGGCTTGTGGAACAGTGTATAGGGCTGTTATGGAATCCGGACAGATAATTGCTGTGAAGAAGCTTGCATCTAATAGAGAGGGAAACAATGTTGACAACAGTTTCCGTGCTGAGATTTTAACATTGGGAAAGGTGAGGCATCGGAATATTGTCAAGCTGTATGGCTTCTGCTATCACCATGGTTCCAATCTTCTTCTCTATGAGTACATGGCAAAGGGCAGCCTCGGTGAATTGCTTCATGGGGAATCTTGTGGCCTTGACTGGCAGACACGGTTCATGATTGCTCTAGGGGCTGCTCAGGGGCTGGCTTACTTACATCATGACTGTAAGCCTAAGATCATTCACAGAGACATAAAGTCGAACAACATTCTTCTTGATGATTTCTTTCAAGCTCATGTTGGGGATTTTGGATTGGCTAAGGTGATAGACATGCCACAATCCAAATCCATGTCTGCAGTTGCAGGATCATATGGTTATATTGCCCCTG AATATGCATTCACCATGAAAGTTACCGAAAAATGTGACATCTATAGCTATGGGGTTGTTCTATTGGAGTTGCTGACTGGCAGAGCACCAGTACAACCACTAGACCAAGGAGGTGACCTTGTTAcgtgg